One window of the Actinomycetota bacterium genome contains the following:
- the xylA gene encoding xylose isomerase, with amino-acid sequence GAGTFDRPWLGGTGDPMAAARQKMDAAFEFFAKLGIPFFCFHDVDIAPEGASFAESAHNLEVMVDRAEKKMAETGVGLLWGTANLFSHPRYLAGAATNPDPAVFAYAAAQVKHALEATARLGGANYVLWGGREGYETLLNTDLKREGDQLARFLTLVAEHKRKIGFQGTLLIEPKPAEPTKHQYDYDTQTVHGFLERFGLADEYRVNIEANHATLAGHSFHHEVSYAVAHGIFGSVDANRGDPQNGWDTDQFPNSVDELTLALHEILKGGGFTTGGFNFDTKLRRQSIDRTDLFHGHIGGMDTLARALLAAAELVERETLSGPLAERYAGWSARLGTGILGGDESLASLEARVRSGEVDPSPVSGRQELLENRVNRVIWTSGS; translated from the coding sequence CGGGGCCGGGACCTTCGACCGCCCCTGGCTGGGCGGGACCGGCGACCCGATGGCCGCCGCCCGCCAGAAGATGGACGCCGCCTTCGAGTTCTTCGCCAAGCTCGGCATCCCCTTCTTCTGCTTCCACGACGTCGACATCGCCCCTGAAGGGGCCAGCTTCGCCGAGTCGGCCCACAACCTGGAGGTCATGGTCGACCGGGCGGAGAAGAAGATGGCCGAGACCGGGGTCGGCCTTCTCTGGGGCACCGCCAACCTGTTCTCCCATCCCCGGTATCTGGCCGGCGCCGCCACCAACCCGGATCCGGCCGTCTTCGCCTACGCCGCGGCCCAGGTCAAACACGCTCTCGAAGCTACCGCCCGGCTGGGCGGCGCCAACTATGTGCTCTGGGGCGGCCGCGAGGGGTACGAGACCCTGCTCAACACCGACCTGAAGCGAGAGGGCGACCAGCTCGCCCGGTTCCTGACCTTGGTGGCCGAGCACAAGCGCAAGATCGGCTTCCAGGGGACGCTGCTCATCGAGCCCAAGCCGGCTGAGCCAACCAAGCACCAGTACGACTACGACACCCAGACGGTGCACGGCTTCCTCGAGCGGTTCGGCCTGGCCGACGAGTACCGGGTCAACATCGAGGCCAACCACGCCACCCTGGCCGGGCACAGCTTCCACCACGAGGTCTCCTACGCGGTCGCGCACGGCATCTTCGGCTCGGTCGACGCCAACCGCGGCGACCCCCAGAACGGCTGGGACACCGACCAGTTCCCCAACTCGGTGGACGAGTTGACCCTGGCCCTCCACGAGATCCTCAAGGGCGGCGGCTTCACCACCGGCGGCTTCAACTTCGACACCAAGCTCCGCCGCCAGTCGATCGACCGGACCGACCTGTTCCACGGCCACATCGGCGGCATGGACACCCTGGCCAGGGCGCTGCTGGCCGCGGCCGAGCTGGTCGAGCGGGAGACCCTGTCGGGGCCGCTGGCCGAGCGCTACGCCGGATGGTCGGCTCGGCTTGGGACCGGCATCCTCGGTGGCGACGAGAGCCTGGCCTCCCTCGAGGCCCGGGTGCGGTCGGGCGAGGTCGACCCGTCGCCGGTGTCCGGCCGCCAGGAGCTGCTCGAGAACCGGGTCAACCGGGTGATCTGGACCTCCGGAAGCTGA
- the xylB gene encoding xylulokinase has protein sequence MGFVLGIDVSTTATKAIIVRPDGSVQGVASASYGYDTPRPLWSEQDPRLWWDGAVAAVREVLADGGVEGSEIEAVGLTGQMHGSVLLDQEGAVVRPAILWNDQRTGAECDELRRRVGRERLIEVTGNDALTGFTAPKLLWVRRHEPGNWARVRHVLLPKDYLRRRLTGGYAVDVADGSGTILFDLAARTWSPEVLAALDLDPALLPGTSEGPELTGTVTREAADATGLAPGTPVVAGGGDQSANAVGVGAVTPGVVALSLGTSGVVFATTDKPSIEAQGRVHAFCHAVPGRWHMMGVMLSAAGSLRWLRDALAPGASFDDLVAAAADVPAGSDGLLFLPYLTGERTPHPDPLARGAFVGLTVRHDLRHLTRAVLEGVAYGLRDGLDLMVGAGLAPPGQLRAAGGGTRSRLWRQILADVLGTQVATVGAEEGAAYGAALLAAVGSGWFTDVEEACRSVVEVRPAAGPSGSQDVYREGHARFRGLYPALAPTFHATPA, from the coding sequence ATGGGCTTCGTTCTCGGGATCGACGTCTCGACCACCGCCACCAAGGCCATCATCGTGCGGCCGGACGGCTCGGTCCAGGGTGTCGCCTCGGCATCCTATGGGTACGACACCCCGCGCCCGCTCTGGAGCGAACAGGACCCGCGGCTGTGGTGGGACGGCGCCGTCGCCGCCGTCCGGGAGGTGCTTGCCGACGGCGGGGTGGAAGGCTCGGAGATCGAGGCGGTCGGGCTGACCGGGCAGATGCATGGCTCGGTCCTGCTCGACCAGGAGGGCGCGGTCGTCCGCCCGGCCATCCTCTGGAACGACCAGCGGACCGGTGCCGAGTGCGACGAGCTGCGGCGCCGGGTCGGGCGCGAGCGGCTCATCGAGGTCACCGGCAACGACGCGCTGACCGGGTTCACGGCGCCCAAGCTGCTCTGGGTCCGACGCCACGAGCCCGGCAACTGGGCCCGGGTCCGCCACGTCCTGCTCCCCAAGGACTACCTGCGTCGCCGTCTCACCGGCGGCTACGCCGTCGACGTCGCCGACGGGTCGGGGACCATCCTGTTCGACCTGGCCGCCAGGACCTGGTCGCCGGAGGTCCTGGCCGCGCTTGACCTCGACCCGGCGCTGCTGCCCGGCACCTCCGAGGGGCCGGAGCTGACCGGCACGGTCACCCGCGAGGCGGCCGATGCGACCGGCCTGGCGCCGGGCACGCCGGTGGTGGCCGGCGGCGGCGACCAGTCGGCCAACGCGGTCGGGGTCGGGGCCGTGACCCCGGGGGTGGTCGCCCTCTCGCTGGGGACCTCTGGGGTGGTGTTCGCCACCACCGACAAGCCGTCCATAGAGGCCCAGGGCCGCGTCCACGCCTTCTGCCACGCCGTTCCCGGCCGCTGGCACATGATGGGGGTGATGCTGTCGGCGGCCGGCAGCCTGCGCTGGCTCCGGGACGCGCTCGCCCCCGGGGCGAGCTTCGACGACCTGGTGGCGGCGGCCGCCGACGTCCCGGCCGGCAGCGACGGGCTCCTGTTCCTCCCCTATCTCACCGGGGAGCGGACCCCCCATCCCGATCCCCTGGCTCGGGGGGCGTTCGTCGGGCTGACCGTCCGGCACGACCTGCGGCACCTGACCCGGGCGGTGCTGGAAGGTGTCGCCTACGGGCTCCGGGACGGTCTCGACCTCATGGTCGGGGCCGGGCTGGCGCCGCCCGGGCAGCTCAGGGCCGCAGGCGGCGGCACCCGGAGCCGGCTGTGGCGCCAGATTCTGGCCGACGTGCTCGGCACGCAGGTGGCCACCGTCGGCGCCGAGGAGGGGGCGGCCTACGGCGCCGCCCTGCTGGCCGCCGTCGGCTCGGGCTGGTTCACGGATGTCGAGGAGGCGTGCCGCTCGGTGGTCGAGGTGCGACCCGCCGCCGGCCCCTCGGGCTCGCAGGACGTCTACCGCGAGGGCCACGCGCGGTTCCGCGGCCTGTACCCCGCCCTCGCCCCCACCTTCCACGCCACCCCGGCCTAG